The Euphorbia lathyris chromosome 2, ddEupLath1.1, whole genome shotgun sequence genome includes a window with the following:
- the LOC136216587 gene encoding transcription factor DUO1-like: protein MEAKKDDMVRKGPWKAEEDEVLINHVKKHGARDWSSIRSKGLLKRTGKSCRLRWVNKLRPNLKNGCKFTAEEERVVIELQSQIGNKWAKIATYLPGRTDNDVKNFWSSRQKRLARILQASSTTGSSSSSSNLKPQKAKKEVSVVCDFQAPPLQSYSMEEDSSARAHLCSSSYVENATTTQPLAMIQLQLTTDEMSDFDTNHIQVEPELQVQQQIPFHEIPQPHPELTFSPESREVLARLEDPYPFINVFGPPETGSLGPPFFDPAFQNPETPDIFFDDIPADMFDNIEQLPSP from the exons ATGGAAGCAAAGAAAGACGACATGGTAAGAAAAGGTCCATGGAAAGCCGAAGAAGATGAAGTACTAATAAACCATGTGAAGAAACACGGTGCTCGAGACTGGAGCTCCATTCGATCCAAAGGTCTCTTGAAGAGAACCGGGAAATCCTGCCGTCTCCGATGGGTCAATAAGCTCCGACCTAATTTGAAGAA TGGATGTAAATTTACGGCGGAGGAAGAGAGGGTTGTGATTGAATTGCAGTCTCAAATTGGGAATAAATGGGCGAAAATTGCGACGTATTTGCCGGGAAGAACTGATAATGATGTCAAGAATTTTTGGAGTAGTAGACAGAAGAGACTTGCGAGGATTTTACAGGCTTCATCCACtactggttcatcttcttcctcttctaatCTGAAACCACAGAAGGCTAAGAAGGAAGTTTCTGTTGTTTGTGATTTTCAG GCACCACCGTTACAGAGTTATTCAATGGAGGAAGATTCATCAGCAAGGGCTCACCTGTGTTCCTCATCTTACGTCGAAAATGCTACTACTACTCAACCATTAGCTATGATTCAATTGCAATTAACTACGGATGAGATGTCTGATTTCGATACAAATCACATTCAAGTCGAGCCTGAGCTACAGGTGCAGCAGCAAATTCCATTCCATGAAATCCCACAGCCTCACCCGGAGCTTACATTCTCTCCGGAAAGCCGGGAAGTATTGGCCAGACTTGAAGATCCTTACCCTTTCATAAATGTGTTTGGACCTCCTGAAACTGGATCGTTGGGGCCACCATTTTTCGATCCAGCTTTTCAGAACCCTGAAACTCCGGACATTTTCTTCGACGACATCCCTGCTGACATGTTCGACAATATCGAACAGCTTCCGAGCCCTTAG